One stretch of Nitrosococcus watsonii C-113 DNA includes these proteins:
- a CDS encoding HEAT repeat domain-containing protein, which yields MNPRLAMVLIIGLPIAVLFLARSHAASPPPAVAPHAKQQAITHPKLTVRYKKGLLSAEIHNVPLAKVLHEFETKAGLQSHFNDSKLADHPISVSVTEVPLAEALKRTLRGFSYALHHTADHNIILLLSTPPTLAHTGPLLGTATFKQSALDPLSNSNNTAKDEPQSLDEFQPLVEEDSAESIEDEEGGKASASIRSAKEEEYNEKLFQRAIAALQSPHKNLYPEAINQLATLDDPRAASALVERVTNDTLTVKERLHAIGALWQHAVNFSSAEAIATETLKELTREKNKNISYIAAQALNEMQQHLQ from the coding sequence ATGAACCCTCGCCTAGCAATGGTACTTATCATCGGGTTACCCATCGCCGTATTGTTTTTAGCGAGATCTCACGCTGCCAGCCCTCCACCAGCTGTTGCTCCCCATGCCAAGCAGCAGGCTATTACCCATCCTAAACTAACTGTTCGGTATAAAAAAGGCTTGTTGAGCGCCGAAATTCACAATGTTCCCCTGGCTAAAGTTTTGCATGAGTTTGAGACTAAAGCGGGACTACAAAGCCATTTCAACGATTCGAAACTGGCAGATCATCCTATATCGGTAAGTGTGACCGAGGTTCCTCTAGCAGAAGCCCTTAAAAGAACACTCAGGGGGTTCTCCTATGCCCTGCACCATACGGCGGATCACAATATTATTCTCCTTTTGTCAACTCCACCAACACTAGCCCACACTGGCCCTCTATTGGGTACCGCAACATTTAAACAGTCTGCTTTAGATCCCTTGTCTAATTCCAATAATACTGCCAAAGATGAACCCCAGTCTCTGGATGAATTTCAGCCCCTTGTAGAGGAGGATTCAGCAGAAAGTATAGAGGATGAAGAAGGTGGGAAGGCAAGCGCATCCATTCGCTCGGCAAAAGAAGAAGAATATAACGAAAAATTATTCCAACGGGCAATCGCTGCCCTGCAATCTCCCCATAAAAATTTGTATCCGGAAGCCATCAATCAGCTGGCGACTTTGGATGACCCCCGCGCAGCTAGCGCGCTCGTAGAAAGAGTGACTAATGATACGCTAACGGTGAAGGAGCGACTTCATGCCATTGGAGCGCTTTGGCAACATGCGGTAAATTTTAGTTCTGCCGAGGCAATAGCCACGGAAACCTTGAAGGAACTTACTCGGGAAAAAAACAAAAATATTAGCTATATTGCTGCTCAAGCATTAAATGAAATGCAACAGCATTTACAATAG
- a CDS encoding dihydrolipoyl dehydrogenase family protein, producing MTPVSTKNNFDVLVLGGGTAGTNAAQAACNAGASRVGVVYIPEMFNTCVQEGCMPSKSVLASSAQGHSFLEAIYRKDVHLSRLARALKGKMQRAPYTLIEGKARFLPEAGVEVTQGEKTRRLWAKNYVIATGSHAWIPPIKGLEDLPAGRMLVSDDIVGIQTLLGEAPKRLLVLGGGPIGLELATFFARLGTEVLILDTSGLLGPFDSEFGQARLRALKTTPHMDSLVPGELQSVTDTASGLLCRIAHQGTLLERYADRLLIATGRKPNIEALALENADVQVEGSTIEHNEYLQTSNPHIYIAGDVINHHQILHYAAEMGQIAGANAARGKPTAAMDYQKFSLAITFDEYPSALIGLTEKEAKAQGYDVISATQDLSSLGMGILEDLRWGLWKLVADRKDGRVLGSQIFGPSSAPEIIQLLSPILYYQGTLKDIVRMTWYHPTYAELLRSLARKLCSETGIECPGA from the coding sequence ATGACGCCGGTTTCAACCAAAAATAACTTTGATGTGCTGGTGCTGGGAGGGGGTACAGCCGGCACCAACGCGGCCCAAGCCGCTTGCAATGCGGGCGCCTCTAGGGTGGGAGTGGTGTATATTCCCGAAATGTTTAACACCTGTGTGCAGGAAGGCTGTATGCCTTCGAAAAGCGTGCTGGCTTCATCCGCCCAGGGTCATTCCTTTTTGGAAGCAATCTATCGTAAAGATGTGCATCTTAGCCGCCTCGCCCGCGCCCTCAAAGGAAAGATGCAAAGAGCGCCCTATACCCTTATTGAAGGCAAGGCGCGGTTTTTGCCAGAAGCAGGAGTAGAGGTCACCCAAGGTGAAAAAACACGCCGCTTATGGGCTAAAAATTATGTTATCGCTACCGGGTCCCATGCCTGGATCCCCCCCATAAAAGGACTTGAGGATTTACCCGCCGGGCGCATGCTGGTCAGTGACGATATTGTGGGAATTCAAACTCTCCTTGGCGAAGCGCCTAAACGGTTGTTGGTACTGGGTGGTGGCCCCATTGGCCTGGAGCTAGCCACCTTTTTTGCGCGGCTAGGAACAGAAGTGCTTATCCTCGATACCTCCGGTCTTTTGGGACCTTTTGATTCTGAGTTTGGTCAAGCACGGCTCCGCGCCCTGAAAACCACACCCCACATGGACAGTTTGGTACCTGGAGAACTCCAATCGGTGACCGACACCGCAAGTGGGCTATTATGCCGCATTGCCCATCAAGGTACCTTACTGGAACGCTATGCCGACAGGCTATTAATTGCCACTGGACGGAAGCCGAATATTGAGGCGCTAGCCCTAGAAAATGCTGATGTACAAGTAGAGGGCTCCACCATCGAGCACAATGAATACCTCCAAACCAGTAACCCTCATATCTATATTGCAGGCGATGTGATCAATCATCACCAAATATTGCATTATGCGGCGGAGATGGGCCAGATTGCCGGCGCCAACGCGGCTCGCGGCAAGCCCACTGCGGCCATGGATTATCAAAAATTTTCCCTGGCAATTACGTTTGATGAATATCCTTCCGCCCTGATCGGCCTGACGGAAAAAGAAGCCAAAGCCCAAGGGTACGATGTCATCTCGGCAACCCAGGATTTATCTTCCCTTGGGATGGGTATTCTCGAGGATTTGCGGTGGGGTCTTTGGAAATTGGTGGCCGATCGCAAAGATGGCCGTGTGCTGGGCTCCCAGATTTTTGGCCCCTCATCAGCACCGGAAATCATCCAGCTTCTGTCTCCTATTCTGTATTACCAAGGAACTCTGAAAGATATAGTACGCATGACCTGGTACCATCCAACCTATGCAGAACTCCTACGCTCTCTGGCCCGTAAGCTTTGTTCGGAAACCGGCATTGAGTGCCCTGGTGCCTAG
- a CDS encoding FAD-dependent oxidoreductase has protein sequence MFSIKRLIFIFLILTLIGAFFHFGGPQYLDLERLKAHQEQLQQMIAGAPVVSVSIFFISYVLVAALSLPGAAVMTIAGGALFGLTAGTVIVSFASTLGATLAFLSSRFLFRDSLRQRYDKTVQRVDERIAVDGPFYLASLRLVPVFPFFVINIVMGLTGIPIWRFYWVSQLTMLPGTLVYVNAGTQLAAIQKVGDILSLPLLLSFLLLALFPLIAKFLLALFKRARLYKRFTKPKHFDYNLLVIGAGSAGLVSAYMGATVKAKVALIERDKMGGDCLNTGCIPSKALIKSSRIAEAMRQADRYGLPANNPPIPFAPVMERVQKIIKQIEPHDSVERYTRLGVNCLQGEARLISPWEVEIKAANGSTRRVTTKATIIATGGHPFVPSIEGMGEIRPLTSDTVWQLRKLPQRLLVLGGGPIGCELAQAFARLGSQVTLVEMGERLLLQEDPDASAAILECFREEGITVKLRHKAIRFAIEGGEKVAYCAHPEGELRISFDQVLVAVGRTANTEHLGLENLGLSTSKGGALPVEEDMSVGYPNLFACGDVTGLYQFTHVAAHQAWFAAVNALFGHFKRFKVDYSVIPWVTFTSPEVGRVGLNEIEAKKQGMDYEVTRYGLKDLDRAIAESEAYGYIKVLTPPGKDRILGVTVVAPHGAELLAEFILAMKHKIGLNKILGTIHPYPTWNEAVKFTAGEWKKAHAPEKILRWLERFHRWRLG, from the coding sequence ATGTTTTCGATAAAGCGTCTAATTTTTATCTTTCTAATTTTGACTCTGATAGGAGCCTTTTTCCATTTCGGAGGGCCGCAGTACCTTGACCTGGAAAGATTGAAGGCGCATCAAGAACAGCTCCAGCAAATGATTGCCGGGGCGCCGGTGGTTTCAGTGTCGATATTTTTTATTTCTTACGTTTTAGTTGCCGCCCTCTCATTACCGGGTGCTGCGGTGATGACCATTGCGGGAGGGGCTTTATTCGGTTTAACCGCTGGTACTGTTATCGTTTCCTTCGCCTCAACCCTAGGCGCAACTCTGGCGTTTTTGTCTTCCCGCTTTCTATTTCGAGACTCCCTTCGCCAACGTTATGATAAGACAGTTCAACGAGTGGATGAGCGGATCGCCGTCGATGGTCCCTTTTATCTTGCTAGTTTACGGTTGGTACCGGTTTTCCCTTTTTTCGTGATCAATATTGTCATGGGGCTAACCGGAATTCCCATCTGGAGATTTTATTGGGTAAGTCAGCTCACCATGCTTCCAGGCACGCTTGTCTATGTAAATGCGGGTACTCAGTTAGCGGCGATCCAAAAAGTGGGCGATATCTTGTCGCTCCCGCTGCTTTTATCCTTCCTGTTGTTGGCTCTGTTTCCTCTGATTGCCAAATTTTTATTGGCACTTTTCAAACGCGCCCGACTTTATAAGCGATTCACCAAGCCTAAGCACTTTGACTACAACCTGTTAGTGATCGGTGCCGGTTCGGCGGGCTTGGTATCAGCTTATATGGGTGCAACGGTCAAGGCTAAGGTTGCCTTGATTGAACGGGATAAAATGGGCGGCGATTGCCTCAATACCGGCTGTATCCCGTCTAAGGCATTGATTAAATCATCACGGATTGCTGAGGCCATGCGTCAGGCGGACCGTTACGGTTTGCCTGCAAACAATCCACCAATTCCATTTGCGCCGGTAATGGAGCGCGTACAAAAGATCATTAAGCAAATAGAGCCCCATGATTCGGTGGAGCGTTATACCCGCCTGGGGGTAAATTGCTTGCAAGGAGAGGCGAGGCTTATTTCACCCTGGGAGGTGGAGATAAAAGCAGCTAATGGCTCCACTCGCCGCGTCACCACCAAGGCCACCATTATTGCCACGGGCGGGCATCCCTTTGTTCCGTCCATTGAAGGCATGGGCGAAATCAGGCCCTTGACGTCAGACACGGTGTGGCAACTGAGAAAACTCCCCCAGCGACTATTGGTACTAGGCGGCGGGCCCATCGGTTGCGAGCTGGCCCAGGCTTTTGCCCGGTTAGGGTCACAGGTCACCCTAGTGGAAATGGGCGAGCGGCTGCTGCTACAAGAAGATCCAGATGCCAGTGCGGCGATTTTAGAATGTTTCAGGGAGGAAGGTATTACGGTGAAACTGAGGCATAAAGCCATCCGCTTTGCCATCGAGGGCGGCGAGAAAGTAGCCTACTGCGCACATCCGGAGGGGGAACTGCGGATTTCTTTCGACCAGGTCTTGGTGGCCGTGGGACGCACGGCTAATACCGAGCACCTAGGCTTGGAGAACCTCGGCCTCAGCACCAGCAAGGGAGGTGCCTTACCGGTTGAGGAGGACATGAGCGTGGGCTATCCTAATCTGTTTGCCTGTGGTGATGTTACCGGTCTTTATCAATTTACCCATGTGGCGGCGCACCAGGCGTGGTTTGCTGCGGTCAATGCCTTGTTTGGCCATTTCAAGCGCTTTAAGGTGGACTACTCGGTCATTCCCTGGGTTACCTTTACCTCCCCCGAAGTGGGCCGGGTCGGCCTCAATGAAATAGAGGCAAAAAAGCAAGGCATGGACTACGAGGTGACCCGTTATGGCCTTAAAGATCTGGACCGGGCCATTGCCGAAAGCGAAGCCTATGGCTACATTAAAGTGCTGACACCGCCAGGCAAAGATCGCATCCTGGGCGTAACGGTGGTTGCTCCTCATGGGGCTGAGTTATTGGCGGAATTTATTCTCGCCATGAAGCATAAGATCGGTCTCAATAAAATTCTAGGTACTATCCACCCCTATCCTACCTGGAATGAAGCAGTCAAGTTCACGGCGGGGGAGTGGAAAAAAGCCCATGCCCCGGAAAAAATATTGCGCTGGCTAGAGCGGTTTCATCGTTGGCGTCTTGGCTAG
- a CDS encoding acetoin utilization protein AcuC codes for MNKNVCVYMGDLLRRYSFGKGHPFGPRRQAAFVDEFYRQGLDQKVVIDEPMIAAQEQIEWFHLPDYVERVKQASTAGRGFLDYGDTPAFPGVYEAAAAVVGTVLKAVDAIMVKSCRRAFIPIAGLHHARREAAAGFCVFNDCGVAIEALRRRYGVQRIGYVDIDAHHGDGVFYGFEDDPNVTIVDLHEDGRYLYPGTGSENETGIGPAVGSKLNLPMPPGATDKQFLEAWEQAEAFLKRGQPEFILFQCGADSLAGDPLTHLGYSSKAHGHAAKRLCTIAEQYSSGRILGLGGGGYDLDNLARAWCAVVQAFVTADTQLSD; via the coding sequence ATGAATAAAAACGTTTGTGTTTATATGGGCGATCTGTTGCGGCGCTACAGTTTTGGCAAAGGGCACCCTTTTGGTCCCCGCCGACAGGCCGCCTTTGTGGATGAATTTTATCGTCAGGGGCTTGATCAGAAAGTCGTGATAGATGAGCCCATGATCGCTGCCCAAGAACAAATTGAATGGTTTCATCTCCCTGACTATGTTGAAAGGGTTAAACAGGCTTCCACAGCAGGGAGGGGTTTTCTGGATTATGGGGATACGCCTGCTTTTCCAGGTGTTTATGAAGCAGCCGCAGCGGTTGTAGGGACCGTACTAAAAGCAGTGGATGCCATAATGGTCAAATCTTGCCGGCGCGCTTTTATTCCAATTGCTGGTTTGCATCATGCTCGCCGTGAAGCTGCCGCCGGTTTTTGCGTTTTTAATGACTGCGGCGTGGCTATTGAAGCGTTGCGGCGGCGGTATGGGGTACAGCGGATAGGGTATGTAGATATTGATGCCCATCATGGAGATGGAGTGTTTTACGGCTTTGAAGACGACCCGAATGTGACAATTGTTGATCTCCATGAAGATGGTCGTTATCTATATCCTGGCACGGGGTCTGAGAATGAAACGGGCATTGGCCCTGCCGTAGGTAGTAAGCTGAATCTTCCTATGCCGCCAGGGGCCACGGATAAGCAGTTTTTAGAGGCTTGGGAGCAAGCAGAGGCATTTTTAAAGCGAGGCCAGCCAGAGTTTATCTTGTTTCAATGCGGTGCGGATAGTTTGGCTGGCGATCCGCTTACTCACCTTGGATATAGCTCTAAAGCTCATGGGCATGCCGCAAAGCGCTTATGCACTATCGCGGAGCAATATAGCTCGGGGCGCATCCTTGGCTTAGGAGGGGGAGGATATGATTTGGATAATCTTGCTAGAGCATGGTGTGCGGTCGTGCAGGCGTTTGTTACAGCAGATACTCAGCTATCCGATTAA
- a CDS encoding PP2C family protein-serine/threonine phosphatase, with translation MYRMHCAEIWGGTRATNEDLSTRVLTASLYSNASEGCKGGDIYYFSVCEADMLTRIAIADVAGHGPDVNRISRWLYDSLAAQVNSHEVGGLLARLNQQVVTECGLKAMTTAAVAGFCFAETQLYISYAGHPPLLLWRQDEQYWRPIELKTRLEAANLPLGVMESIPYEQEQIRLVSGDRLFLYTDGLIEAPDAQGQLFGEERLRDILEQASNESVPRLKQAVLRAIHQHTGGTLTHDDITLITIEIN, from the coding sequence ATGTATCGTATGCACTGTGCGGAGATCTGGGGTGGTACCCGAGCCACCAACGAAGACTTATCGACTCGCGTCCTAACCGCTAGCCTCTACTCGAATGCGTCTGAGGGGTGCAAAGGCGGCGATATCTATTACTTTAGTGTCTGTGAAGCAGATATGCTTACCCGTATCGCCATAGCCGATGTGGCCGGACATGGCCCCGATGTTAATCGAATTAGCCGGTGGCTTTACGACTCGTTGGCGGCACAGGTAAACAGCCATGAGGTTGGCGGGCTCCTTGCCAGACTGAATCAGCAGGTAGTCACCGAATGTGGACTTAAGGCAATGACCACAGCGGCAGTTGCAGGTTTCTGTTTTGCCGAGACTCAGCTTTATATCTCCTATGCTGGACACCCGCCATTGCTGCTTTGGCGACAGGATGAGCAATACTGGCGACCCATCGAGTTGAAAACGCGCCTGGAGGCAGCCAACCTGCCCTTAGGAGTGATGGAAAGTATACCCTATGAGCAGGAGCAAATCCGGTTGGTCTCTGGGGATCGCCTGTTTCTGTATACGGATGGGCTCATTGAAGCTCCAGATGCCCAGGGCCAGCTATTTGGTGAAGAGCGGCTACGGGATATCCTCGAGCAGGCTAGCAATGAAAGCGTGCCTCGCTTAAAACAAGCTGTTCTGAGGGCTATCCATCAGCATACGGGCGGGACTCTGACCCACGACGATATAACCCTCATAACGATAGAGATCAATTAA
- the metG gene encoding methionine--tRNA ligase: protein MPRRILVTSALPYANGPIHLGHLVEYIQTDIWVRFQRMRGHECYYVCADDAHGTPIMLRAQQEGITPETLIEQCSQEHQADFADFAISFDSYYSTHSAENRALSETIYLRNRDKGHITTRIVRQAYDPIREMFLPDRFIRGTCPRCNALDQYGDNCEVCGATYSPTELKEAISVLSGTPPIERESEHYFFKLSDFEPLLKRWTQGGHLQSEMANKLNEWFEAGLQDWDISRDAPYFGFPIPDSTDKYFYVWLDAPIGYLASFKHLCDREGLDFDAFMAPDSTAELYHFIGKDILYFHALFWPAMLHGAGFRLPTAIFAHGFLTVNGQKMSKSRGTFIKARTYLNHLNPEYLRYYFAAKLGSGIEDLDLNFDDFMARINADLVGKVVNIASRCAGFINKHFQNRLADRLAEESLFQKFAAASEHLAQHYESREFGHAMREIMALADQANRYIDEQQPWVAIKDPARKLEVQEVCTLGLNLFRQLIIYLKPVLPVTAEKAEAFFNDQSLTWTDADTPILNHTINRFEPLLIRAEKTKIEAMIEDSKEHLEQNTNVVKPNTLLAEQPIAETIQFESFAKLDLRVVRILKAEHVEGADKLLRLELDLDGETRQVFAGIKAAYAPENLVGRLTVMVANLAPRKMRFGISEGMVLAAGPGGKEIYLLNPDEGARPGMRVK from the coding sequence ATGCCGCGTAGGATTCTTGTTACCAGCGCCCTCCCTTATGCCAATGGTCCTATTCACCTTGGCCACTTGGTGGAGTATATCCAAACCGACATCTGGGTCCGCTTTCAACGTATGCGCGGCCATGAATGCTATTATGTCTGTGCTGACGATGCCCATGGCACGCCTATTATGCTACGGGCACAACAAGAGGGGATCACCCCCGAAACGCTGATTGAGCAATGCAGCCAAGAACATCAAGCTGATTTTGCCGATTTTGCCATCAGCTTTGATAGCTACTACAGCACTCATTCAGCAGAAAACCGCGCCCTCTCGGAAACTATTTATCTTCGTAACCGGGACAAGGGACACATCACTACCCGCATCGTTCGACAAGCCTATGATCCTATCAGGGAGATGTTCCTACCTGATCGCTTTATTCGCGGCACCTGCCCCCGCTGCAATGCCCTCGATCAATACGGTGATAACTGCGAGGTCTGCGGAGCAACCTACAGCCCCACCGAATTAAAAGAAGCGATTTCAGTGCTCTCTGGCACACCGCCAATAGAGCGGGAATCCGAGCATTATTTTTTCAAGCTTAGCGACTTTGAACCCTTATTGAAGAGATGGACCCAAGGGGGCCACCTTCAGTCGGAAATGGCCAATAAATTGAATGAGTGGTTTGAGGCGGGATTGCAAGACTGGGATATCTCCCGGGATGCTCCCTACTTTGGTTTCCCTATCCCGGATAGCACTGATAAATATTTTTACGTTTGGCTCGATGCGCCCATTGGCTATCTGGCCAGTTTCAAGCATCTTTGCGACCGTGAAGGGCTTGATTTTGATGCCTTCATGGCCCCCGACAGCACCGCCGAACTTTATCATTTTATTGGCAAAGATATCCTCTATTTCCACGCCTTGTTTTGGCCCGCCATGCTGCATGGCGCTGGCTTCCGTTTACCCACAGCCATTTTTGCCCACGGCTTCTTAACCGTCAACGGCCAGAAAATGTCTAAATCCCGGGGAACTTTTATCAAGGCTCGCACCTACCTCAACCACCTAAATCCAGAGTACCTGCGTTATTATTTTGCCGCCAAATTAGGCAGCGGCATTGAGGATCTAGACCTGAATTTCGATGATTTTATGGCTCGAATCAATGCTGACCTAGTAGGTAAGGTGGTCAATATCGCCAGCCGCTGCGCGGGTTTTATCAACAAGCATTTTCAAAATCGTCTTGCGGATCGATTGGCAGAGGAATCGCTATTTCAAAAATTTGCCGCCGCCAGCGAACACCTTGCCCAACACTACGAATCCCGGGAATTTGGCCATGCCATGCGTGAAATCATGGCCCTTGCGGATCAGGCTAACCGCTATATTGATGAGCAACAACCCTGGGTAGCTATTAAAGATCCAGCACGAAAACTGGAAGTCCAGGAGGTATGCACCCTTGGGCTCAATCTCTTCCGGCAATTAATAATTTACCTCAAGCCAGTTTTGCCGGTAACAGCGGAAAAAGCCGAAGCATTTTTTAATGACCAGTCCCTTACCTGGACCGATGCCGATACGCCCATCCTTAACCATACTATTAATCGTTTTGAACCCTTGTTGATCCGTGCTGAAAAAACAAAGATAGAGGCCATGATTGAAGACTCCAAAGAACATCTGGAACAAAATACAAATGTAGTAAAACCGAACACTCTTTTGGCTGAACAGCCTATCGCCGAAACCATTCAGTTTGAGAGTTTTGCCAAGCTCGACTTACGAGTCGTCCGCATCCTGAAGGCGGAACACGTGGAAGGAGCCGACAAACTTCTGCGCCTGGAACTGGATTTAGATGGCGAGACGCGCCAAGTCTTTGCCGGAATCAAAGCCGCTTACGCACCCGAAAATTTGGTTGGCCGCCTCACGGTGATGGTTGCCAATTTGGCCCCTCGGAAAATGCGCTTTGGAATCTCCGAAGGCATGGTGCTGGCAGCGGGTCCGGGAGGTAAAGAGATTTATCTGCTTAACCCAGACGAAGGAGCCCGCCCTGGAATGCGGGTTAAATAA
- the rsxA gene encoding electron transport complex subunit RsxA, giving the protein MSEYALILVSTVLVNNFVLVKFLGLCPFMGVSRKLETAIGMGLATTFVLTLSSVCSYLINEYLLMPLGIEYLRTIAFILAIAFVVQFTEMVVHKTSPLLYQVLGIFLPLITTNCAVLGVALLNIQHQHSFLSSALYGFGAAVGFSLVLILFAALRERIAAAEVPQPFQGPAIGLITAGLMSMAFMGFAGLVKG; this is encoded by the coding sequence ATGAGCGAATATGCCCTCATTTTAGTCAGCACGGTGCTAGTCAACAATTTTGTGCTCGTGAAATTTCTAGGACTCTGTCCCTTTATGGGGGTCTCCCGTAAGCTAGAAACAGCGATAGGCATGGGACTGGCGACAACTTTCGTACTTACCCTGTCCTCAGTGTGCAGCTATTTAATTAATGAATACCTACTGATGCCCTTGGGAATCGAATACCTGCGGACTATCGCCTTTATTCTGGCCATTGCTTTTGTAGTGCAATTTACGGAAATGGTCGTCCATAAAACCAGTCCACTCTTGTATCAGGTATTGGGAATTTTTTTACCCCTGATCACCACCAACTGTGCGGTACTGGGAGTGGCTCTGCTAAATATTCAACACCAACATAGCTTCCTATCCTCGGCCCTCTATGGCTTCGGTGCTGCTGTTGGCTTCTCTCTGGTATTGATCTTATTTGCCGCCCTGCGTGAACGGATTGCGGCAGCAGAAGTGCCCCAGCCTTTTCAGGGCCCTGCCATCGGGCTGATTACTGCCGGGCTAATGTCCATGGCCTTCATGGGCTTTGCCGGATTAGTCAAAGGATAA